A stretch of DNA from Calderihabitans maritimus:
CTAAAGGCCGTTGGAGAAAGGAGAGCGCAGGGATAATGAAAAGGATCAAAATTATCACCGCTAAGGTCCAAATGGAAGCTCAGCTAAATGACACGGAAACGGCCAAATCCATCTGGGAAAAGCTGCCGATCAAGGGAAAAGTAAACACCTGGGGAGAAGAGATTTATTTTGAAATTCCCGTCTACAAAGGGCCTGAAAACCCTGTCGAAACCGTCGAGGAAGGCGACCTGGCCTACTGGCCGAGCGGCCGTTGCTTTTGTATCTTTTTTGGGAAAACCCCCGTCTCTACAAAAACAG
This window harbors:
- a CDS encoding cyclophilin-like fold protein is translated as MKRIKIITAKVQMEAQLNDTETAKSIWEKLPIKGKVNTWGEEIYFEIPVYKGPENPVETVEEGDLAYWPSGRCFCIFFGKTPVSTKTEIKPASPVTLIGRLSGNPKEWAKVSEGETITLEKIPE